The following coding sequences are from one Candidatus Nitronereus thalassa window:
- a CDS encoding cytochrome C assembly family protein yields MTVVFFQITLGLYFLGTVSFLICLVRRSDLLAKMAVGMTGLGFLTHTLALALQLWSGDELKWVTFPKALSFFSWSLVLVFLGAAIRPHLQVLGSFILPLAFLSLVSTAILPAEAPVLHPMFQAVWVHVTLSMLGTVGFAVAFVAGLMYLMQERLLKSKQFNVLFFKLPPLDFLDMLNQRSILLGFPFLTLGILTGAISAQITVGAYLSWNPEQTWAMVTWVFYLIVLLGRVTGGWRAKKAAYLTVVGFAGVLLTFLGVILKSSGTPVS; encoded by the coding sequence ATGACGGTTGTTTTTTTCCAAATCACCTTGGGGTTGTACTTCCTCGGGACAGTTAGCTTTTTGATTTGCTTGGTACGCCGTTCCGACCTCCTGGCTAAAATGGCTGTGGGAATGACTGGACTCGGATTTTTGACCCATACCCTAGCTCTCGCCTTACAACTTTGGTCTGGCGATGAATTGAAATGGGTCACCTTCCCAAAGGCCCTCTCTTTTTTCTCCTGGTCCTTGGTGTTGGTGTTTTTGGGCGCTGCGATTCGACCGCATTTGCAAGTTCTCGGGTCTTTTATCCTTCCGTTGGCATTTCTTTCCTTAGTTTCTACGGCCATTCTTCCTGCAGAAGCTCCGGTCTTGCACCCGATGTTTCAGGCGGTGTGGGTCCACGTGACGCTGAGTATGTTGGGCACGGTGGGGTTTGCCGTCGCCTTTGTGGCGGGCCTGATGTATTTAATGCAGGAGCGATTGCTCAAATCCAAACAATTTAATGTGCTTTTTTTTAAACTGCCCCCCTTGGACTTTTTGGATATGTTGAACCAGCGTTCCATTTTGCTGGGTTTTCCTTTTTTAACACTGGGGATTTTGACTGGGGCGATTTCTGCCCAGATTACGGTGGGCGCTTATTTGAGTTGGAATCCTGAACAAACGTGGGCCATGGTGACTTGGGTATTTTATCTTATTGTATTGCTGGGGCGAGTGACAGGAGGGTGGAGAGCGAAAAAAGCCGCCTATTTAACGGTTGTCGGATTTGCTGGAGTGCTCCTCACCTTCCTAGGAGTCATTCTAAAAAGTAGTGGGACACCGGTGAGCTAA